Proteins from one Chroicocephalus ridibundus chromosome 16, bChrRid1.1, whole genome shotgun sequence genomic window:
- the GPR157 gene encoding G-protein coupled receptor 157 has protein sequence MPEPLPPTRLYASERGVVLVSCVLSFLGSSLLVCTHALWPELRTRPRQLLLYLSLADLLSALSYFYGVLQDFDGTSWDCVLQGALSTFSNTSSFFWTMAVALYLYITIVRGSPTGTGLLCCFHVVSWGVPLGITVAAVALKKIGYDASNVSVGWCWVNLDAEDRVLWMLLTGKVWEILAYVTLPVLYILIKKHINRAHAALSEYRPILSRAPAFPPRTSIADKKLILIPVIFIVLRIWSTVRFILTLCNSPAVQNSLLVVLHGIGNTFQGGANCIMFVLCTRVVRTRLFSSICCCHHDELDWPLRRSDSHWQRPEPPRDVPGPEGTKPVLSST, from the exons ATGCCCGAGCCGCTGCCCCCCACCCGGCTGTACGCCTCGGAGCGGGGGGTCGTGCTGGTGTCCTGCGTGCTCTCCTTCCTGGGCTCCAGCCTGCTGGTCTGCACCCACGCCCTCTGGCCGGAGCTGCGGACGCGTCCCCGCCAGCTCCTGCTCTACCTGTCGCTGGCAGACCTCCTCTCAGCCCTCTCTTACTTCTACGGGGTGCTGCAGGACTTCGACGGGACGTCATGGGACTGCGTGCTGCAGGGCGCCCTGTCCACCTTCTCCAACACCAGCTCCTTCTTCTGGACCATGGCCGTTGCCCTTTACCTCTATATCACCATTGTGAGGGGCTCGCCCACGGGCACGggcttgctctgctgcttccacgTCGTGAG CTGGGGAGTCCCCCTTGGCATTACGGTGGCTGCTGTTGCTCTGAAGAAGATTGGCTATGATGCCTCCAATGTTTCTGTGGGCTGGTGTTGGGTCAACTTGGACGCAGAGGACCGGGTCTTGTGGATGTTGCTAACAGGGAAAGTTTGGGAGATACTGGCCTACGTGACTTTGCCGGTGCTCTACATTCTCATCAAGAAGCACATTAATAGAGCG CATGCCGCGCTCTCAGAGTATCGCCCCATCCTCTCAAGAGCACCTGCATTTCCACCCCGGACCTCCATAGCAGATAAGAAGTTGATTCTCATCCCTGTCATCTTTATCGTCCtccgcatctggagcactgtgcgATTCATTCTGACCCTCTGTAACTCCCCTGCAGTGCAGAATTCgctcctggttgtcctgcat GGAATCGGTAACACGTTCCAAGGAGGTGCCAACTGTATTATGTTTGTCCTCTGTACGCGGGTGGTCCGGACTCGGCTATTTTCCTCCATTTGCTGTTGCCACCACGATGAGTTGGACTGGCCTTTGCGAAGATCGGACAGCCACTGGCAGCGCCCAGAACCCCCCAGGGACGTGCCAGGCCCTGAGGGGACGAAACCCGTGCTTTCCAGCACCTGA